The following are encoded in a window of Candidatus Afararchaeum irisae genomic DNA:
- a CDS encoding HPP family protein, translated as MKPQSYLAPLLQGSRVGWRRWLSNTSNLVHISVLVFVPALLVLIIEIGVMSQISYFLFPPLASATYTLFSEPDGDYSNTRSLIGGLTLGAFIGWASFTIFGYGGVAAGIALFVTGVVTWFGGFEHPSAFSATLLAVILKTDSYLYVISVFGATLVVGSVFYVWKTRFYDVRSEYLYEHTWSDDRVLVPIRHREDTGITDFAAQIAGAHEAGRVVLLNVTEDENVIENARKLEDLANEIREGYDVNVKVSILEAELDDARAVLDAAERYSCDLIAVPWEGDSSLSDYITRLFGGDRDVVVFRPSPSEEKSDSGPWHDILVPVKGDDEISRLMVDFASRLVGKGAISVSKIISNESGRRTAEKGLFDLVDGFSGRFETRVTNASNISREEFISKACREYDLMLLGASTDRPVASRIFSPPMVEQVINKVDIPVVIVHSESASR; from the coding sequence ATGAAGCCTCAGTCGTATCTCGCCCCTCTTCTCCAAGGGTCGAGGGTCGGATGGAGAAGATGGCTCTCTAACACCTCGAACCTCGTTCATATCTCCGTCCTCGTCTTCGTGCCCGCACTTCTCGTCCTCATAATAGAGATAGGGGTGATGAGTCAGATCAGTTACTTCCTCTTTCCACCGCTCGCGTCAGCGACATACACACTCTTCTCCGAACCTGACGGCGACTACTCGAACACGAGGAGCCTGATAGGAGGACTTACGCTGGGTGCTTTCATAGGCTGGGCTTCTTTCACCATCTTCGGCTACGGCGGTGTCGCGGCAGGAATTGCTCTCTTCGTCACGGGTGTAGTAACCTGGTTCGGGGGATTCGAACATCCGAGTGCTTTCTCAGCGACACTCCTTGCGGTTATTCTGAAGACCGACTCTTACCTGTATGTCATCTCAGTCTTCGGTGCTACGTTGGTTGTCGGAAGCGTATTCTACGTCTGGAAGACGCGTTTCTACGACGTGAGGTCGGAGTACCTCTACGAACACACTTGGAGTGACGACCGTGTCCTCGTGCCTATACGCCACAGAGAGGACACGGGTATAACCGACTTCGCCGCACAGATAGCGGGGGCACACGAGGCGGGACGGGTAGTCCTCCTCAACGTCACCGAGGACGAAAATGTCATAGAGAACGCGAGGAAGTTAGAGGATCTCGCAAACGAGATCAGAGAGGGGTACGACGTCAACGTCAAGGTCTCTATACTCGAAGCAGAGCTCGACGACGCGCGCGCAGTCTTAGACGCCGCCGAGAGGTACTCGTGTGACCTCATAGCGGTGCCGTGGGAAGGCGACTCAAGCCTCTCCGACTATATCACGCGTCTCTTTGGAGGTGACAGGGACGTAGTCGTCTTCCGTCCGTCGCCGTCCGAGGAGAAAAGCGACTCGGGTCCGTGGCACGACATACTCGTTCCCGTCAAGGGGGACGATGAGATCTCACGTCTCATGGTCGATTTCGCGTCACGTCTCGTCGGAAAGGGCGCGATAAGTGTCTCGAAGATCATATCGAACGAGAGCGGGAGAAGGACTGCCGAGAAAGGTCTCTTCGACCTCGTCGACGGCTTCTCCGGAAGGTTCGAGACACGTGTCACGAACGCGTCTAACATCTCACGAGAGGAGTTCATATCGAAGGCATGCAGGGAGTACGACCTTATGTTGCTCGGCGCGTCGACCGACAGACCCGTGGCTTCGAGGATCTTCTC
- the trpA gene encoding tryptophan synthase subunit alpha produces the protein MIEFPDEPALIPYFTAGDPSVESVPEIIEALEDGGADVIEVGLPFSEPVADGPTIQEAIARALENGMTPDVFFEKVSEAEVEVPLVVMTYYNIIFHRGVEEFVEDCAEVGIEGIIVPDLPVEESDELYEACRKNDVDLIFIIAPTTDDERIEGIMERVSGFVYVQARLGTTGAREDVSGTTYDVLERLEGYDVPKAVGFGVSKEEHARSIIEGGADGVVAGSVFVETAAENEEYAEAVEEKTRELKRGAVSGEER, from the coding sequence ATGATCGAGTTCCCCGACGAGCCCGCTCTGATACCCTACTTTACTGCGGGCGACCCTTCGGTCGAGTCGGTTCCCGAGATAATAGAGGCACTCGAAGACGGAGGCGCGGACGTGATAGAGGTCGGACTCCCTTTCAGCGAGCCCGTCGCAGACGGTCCGACTATACAGGAGGCGATAGCGCGCGCACTCGAAAACGGAATGACACCCGATGTCTTCTTCGAGAAGGTCAGCGAGGCGGAGGTCGAGGTTCCACTCGTCGTAATGACCTACTACAACATCATATTCCACAGAGGGGTCGAGGAGTTCGTCGAGGACTGTGCCGAAGTCGGAATAGAAGGTATAATCGTCCCCGATCTGCCGGTCGAGGAGTCGGACGAGCTCTACGAGGCGTGCCGAAAGAACGATGTTGACCTTATCTTCATAATCGCTCCGACGACAGACGACGAGAGAATAGAAGGTATCATGGAACGTGTCTCGGGCTTCGTCTACGTACAGGCACGTCTCGGCACGACGGGGGCGCGCGAAGACGTCTCGGGGACGACATACGACGTCCTCGAAAGACTCGAAGGCTACGACGTCCCAAAGGCTGTCGGATTCGGCGTCTCGAAGGAGGAACACGCTCGGTCGATAATCGAGGGAGGTGCCGACGGAGTTGTCGCAGGGAGCGTCTTTGTCGAGACTGCTGCGGAGAACGAGGAGTACGCCGAGGCTGTCGAAGAGAAGACGCGCGAGTTAAAGAGAGGTGCAGTCTCAGGCGAGGAAAGATAA
- the trpB gene encoding tryptophan synthase subunit beta, giving the protein MTANSEGKFGDYGGQYVPEVLMPAIEELEEAYDEYLSDDDFLDDLNAKLRDYGGRPTPLYHAPELSERVGSKVYLKREDLLHGGAHKLNNALGQALLAKRMGKDRIIAETGAGQHGTATAMAAAALGIDCEIYMGAKDIERQKPNVFRMRLMGAEVNPVETGTGTLKDAINETLRDWATNVEDTHYVIGSIVGPHPFPAMVRDFQSVIGREIRQQSVEKEGRLPDSVVACAGGGSNTMGAFYDFIDDEEVDLYAVEAGGSSLEVNEERAPNSASLNIGEEGVLHGARTKILEDEDGQILESHSLSAGLDYSGVGPELAYLVDSGRVEPRTADDDEALEAFHLVSETEGIIPALESSHAVALLEKEDLGDFVVVNLSGRGDKDLDTVMEKSGVEV; this is encoded by the coding sequence ATGACTGCTAACTCAGAGGGCAAGTTCGGGGATTACGGAGGTCAGTACGTTCCCGAGGTTCTGATGCCCGCGATAGAGGAGCTTGAGGAGGCTTACGACGAGTATCTGAGTGACGACGACTTTCTCGACGACCTCAACGCGAAGCTCAGAGACTACGGGGGACGTCCGACGCCCCTCTACCACGCTCCCGAGCTCAGCGAACGCGTGGGTTCGAAGGTCTACCTCAAGCGCGAGGATCTACTCCACGGAGGCGCGCACAAGCTCAACAACGCTCTTGGTCAGGCACTCTTAGCGAAGAGGATGGGGAAGGACAGGATAATCGCCGAGACAGGGGCGGGACAGCACGGGACTGCGACAGCGATGGCTGCGGCGGCACTCGGAATCGACTGTGAGATATACATGGGAGCGAAGGACATAGAGAGACAGAAGCCCAACGTCTTCCGTATGCGTCTGATGGGGGCGGAGGTCAACCCCGTCGAGACAGGGACGGGTACTCTCAAGGACGCCATAAACGAGACGCTGCGTGACTGGGCTACGAACGTCGAGGACACACATTACGTCATAGGATCGATAGTGGGTCCCCATCCCTTCCCCGCGATGGTACGTGACTTCCAGAGCGTGATAGGCAGAGAGATACGTCAACAGTCGGTAGAGAAGGAGGGTCGTCTCCCCGACTCGGTCGTCGCTTGTGCGGGTGGCGGGTCGAACACGATGGGGGCTTTCTACGACTTCATAGACGACGAGGAGGTCGACCTCTACGCCGTAGAGGCGGGGGGTTCTTCACTCGAAGTCAACGAGGAGAGGGCACCCAACTCGGCTTCGCTCAACATAGGTGAGGAGGGCGTCCTCCACGGCGCGCGTACTAAGATTCTCGAAGACGAAGACGGACAGATACTCGAAAGCCACTCTCTGAGCGCGGGTCTCGACTACTCGGGCGTCGGACCCGAACTCGCCTACCTCGTTGACTCGGGCAGGGTCGAGCCGAGGACAGCCGACGACGACGAGGCACTCGAAGCATTCCATCTCGTGAGTGAGACTGAGGGGATAATCCCCGCTCTCGAATCGAGCCACGCGGTCGCTCTACTCGAAAAGGAAGACCTCGGGGACTTCGTCGTCGTCAACCTCTCGGGGAGAGGGGACAAGGATCTCGACACAGTCATGGAGAAGTCGGGGGTGGAGGTATGA
- a CDS encoding indole-3-glycerol-phosphate synthase: MRDILEDARKRAKEAERRIDEVEPRSFEDAVEDANDDNRTPLIAEVKPTSPTTQGVKETDPVEAAREMVEGGASALSVLTEPEHFGGSLENLRRVRDAVEVPVLRKDFILDSSQLYEVETDMVLLIAAFLDDELGELVDEALSLGLQPLVEVHTHEELERALDTDAGLIGVNSRDLKQLEVDLSVSEDLLPEVPDDRIGIAESGIETREDVERMVEAGADALLVGTAIMQDDDVSATTRRLVGARETQA; the protein is encoded by the coding sequence GTGAGGGATATACTCGAAGACGCGAGAAAACGAGCGAAAGAAGCCGAGAGAAGGATAGATGAGGTCGAACCGAGAAGCTTCGAGGACGCAGTCGAAGACGCGAACGACGACAACAGAACACCACTGATAGCGGAGGTCAAGCCGACTTCCCCGACGACTCAGGGAGTGAAAGAGACAGACCCCGTCGAGGCGGCGAGGGAGATGGTCGAGGGCGGTGCTTCGGCTCTCTCAGTACTCACGGAGCCCGAACATTTCGGGGGGAGTCTCGAAAATCTGAGACGCGTGAGGGACGCCGTCGAGGTGCCCGTACTCCGGAAAGACTTCATACTCGACTCTTCTCAGCTATACGAGGTCGAGACCGACATGGTACTCCTGATAGCCGCGTTCCTCGACGACGAACTCGGCGAACTCGTCGACGAGGCTCTAAGTCTGGGTCTACAGCCCTTAGTCGAGGTACACACACACGAAGAGCTCGAACGCGCGCTCGATACAGACGCAGGTCTGATAGGGGTCAACAGCCGTGACCTCAAGCAGTTGGAGGTCGACCTCTCAGTCTCGGAGGATCTTCTACCCGAGGTGCCTGACGACAGAATAGGTATCGCCGAGAGCGGAATAGAGACGCGCGAAGACGTCGAGAGGATGGTCGAGGCAGGTGCTGACGCTCTCCTCGTCGGAACGGCTATAATGCAGGACGACGACGTGAGCGCGACGACACGGAGGCTCGTGGGGGCGCGCGAAACACAAGCTTAA
- a CDS encoding MBL fold metallo-hydrolase, producing the protein MRLSCLGGAREVGRSAFLIDDLLVDYGMKTGNPPEFPLSRADPEEVVISHGHLDHVGALPTLMHDYPSVHQTPPTRNLSELLANDTLKIAQRSGSYRAPFSREDVSRLSEVSRLHGYGDREGFEAAGFDCDFHHAGHIPGSASVRIDDGETRLLYTGDINTTQTRLLEAASPPPPADALMIESTYFNYEHEDREKVEEEFVRSVRETLHQGGDVLIPVFAIGRTQEILMVLAENDIPCYVDGMGCDVTTILREHPDYVRDPEALKRAWNHARKVDPSKRDRVLGNGAAVVTTSGMLTGGPAMYYIKGLFDNPANKICLTGYQVEGTPGRRALDSSRAEIDGKILPISAQVELHDFSAHADGDGTKSSDFVSQREQSSRDGLKSYVEKAVENGVEEVLCVHGDEDDCVAFAEWVREDIGVEAHAPKLGEKVEIGKIR; encoded by the coding sequence ATGAGACTAAGCTGTCTCGGGGGTGCCCGCGAGGTCGGCAGGAGTGCGTTCCTTATCGACGACCTCCTCGTTGACTACGGAATGAAGACGGGCAACCCTCCCGAGTTCCCTCTTTCACGTGCCGACCCCGAAGAGGTCGTTATATCACACGGACATCTCGACCACGTCGGCGCGCTCCCGACCCTGATGCACGACTACCCATCCGTCCACCAGACACCTCCGACACGTAACCTCTCGGAGCTACTCGCCAACGACACTCTCAAGATTGCCCAGAGATCCGGGTCGTACAGAGCACCTTTCTCACGCGAGGACGTCTCACGTCTCTCGGAGGTCTCACGTCTCCACGGTTACGGAGACCGAGAGGGGTTCGAGGCGGCGGGCTTCGACTGTGACTTCCACCACGCTGGACATATACCCGGGAGTGCCTCGGTCAGGATCGACGACGGCGAGACGAGACTCCTCTACACCGGAGACATAAACACGACACAGACACGTCTCTTAGAAGCCGCTTCGCCGCCGCCTCCTGCAGACGCCCTAATGATCGAGAGCACCTACTTTAACTACGAACACGAAGACCGCGAGAAGGTTGAGGAAGAGTTCGTGAGGTCGGTGAGGGAGACCCTCCACCAGGGCGGCGACGTACTGATACCCGTCTTCGCGATAGGACGCACTCAGGAGATTCTGATGGTGCTCGCCGAAAACGACATACCGTGTTATGTCGACGGAATGGGCTGTGACGTCACGACTATACTCCGCGAACATCCCGACTACGTCCGTGATCCCGAGGCTCTCAAGAGAGCGTGGAACCACGCGAGAAAGGTCGACCCATCGAAGAGAGACCGAGTTCTCGGAAACGGTGCAGCAGTCGTCACCACGAGCGGTATGCTCACGGGCGGACCCGCTATGTACTACATAAAAGGTCTCTTCGACAACCCCGCGAACAAGATCTGTCTTACGGGCTACCAGGTCGAGGGAACCCCCGGCAGGCGTGCACTCGATTCGAGCCGCGCTGAGATCGACGGCAAGATACTCCCGATTTCGGCACAGGTCGAGCTACACGACTTCTCCGCCCACGCCGATGGCGACGGTACGAAATCTTCCGATTTCGTTAGCCAACGAGAGCAAAGCTCTCGTGACGGTCTCAAGTCATACGTCGAGAAGGCAGTCGAGAACGGGGTCGAGGAGGTTCTGTGTGTCCACGGCGACGAAGACGACTGTGTCGCCTTCGCTGAATGGGTCCGCGAGGATATCGGGGTCGAGGCGCACGCGCCGAAGCTCGGTGAAAAGGTCGAGATAGGTAAAATACGATGA
- the crcB gene encoding fluoride efflux transporter CrcB: MTGEGHSYLKAVVLVGVGGFAGAGLRYAVSASLASPLGTLAVNVVGSFLLGVVMYESIHIGFVSRESRYVVSTGFLSSLTTYSTFGVETFTQPTVTYTVANFGANYVLGLTAVYLGRELILRTTRCDR; encoded by the coding sequence ATGACAGGAGAGGGGCATTCGTACCTTAAAGCCGTCGTACTCGTAGGAGTAGGCGGATTCGCCGGTGCGGGTCTACGTTATGCCGTCTCGGCTTCTCTCGCATCGCCTCTCGGCACTCTCGCGGTCAACGTCGTTGGGAGCTTCCTCCTCGGCGTCGTGATGTATGAGTCTATCCACATAGGCTTCGTATCGAGGGAGTCACGTTACGTCGTCTCGACGGGATTTCTGTCGTCTCTCACGACTTACAGCACCTTTGGAGTTGAGACGTTTACACAGCCTACCGTCACGTATACAGTCGCCAATTTCGGAGCCAACTACGTCCTCGGTCTCACTGCGGTGTATCTCGGACGCGAACTAATCCTGAGAACAACGAGGTGTGATCGATGA
- the crcB gene encoding fluoride efflux transporter CrcB: MSSVQTALLVGIGGAMGAAARYSVSRVVSMREFPLSTLVVNAVGSFVLALVTFSDAGSQLTLLVGTGACGSFTTFSSFSFETFRLWETGEKPRSALNAAANLVLSLTAVWLGSILV, encoded by the coding sequence ATGAGTTCTGTCCAGACCGCCTTACTCGTCGGCATCGGCGGTGCTATGGGGGCAGCCGCACGGTACTCGGTCTCGAGAGTAGTAAGCATGAGAGAGTTCCCTCTTTCGACCTTGGTCGTTAACGCCGTCGGGAGCTTCGTACTCGCACTCGTGACCTTCTCCGACGCCGGAAGCCAGCTAACACTTCTCGTCGGCACGGGAGCGTGTGGCTCCTTCACTACTTTCTCGTCGTTCTCGTTCGAGACCTTCCGTCTCTGGGAGACGGGCGAGAAACCACGGTCGGCTCTCAACGCCGCCGCCAATCTCGTTCTGTCGCTCACGGCTGTCTGGCTCGGATCTATATTAGTATAG